In Triticum urartu cultivar G1812 chromosome 6, Tu2.1, whole genome shotgun sequence, the following proteins share a genomic window:
- the LOC125516850 gene encoding ethylene-responsive transcription factor 11-like, with the protein MLLRRRETWGYRDVRARPSDGFSAEIRFRGMRLGLGNFDTANEAARVYDATVWRLRWPHRTLNFPNVPTRERAQELAPLPRLSTDEDRRDNRRREHHLGIAEMDEEAMALWRQHFPRDNINEREFYTHRRAERDKRRAERAAYREDKRRRKADAQFNMRLGAASPWESDDDQYLHDSSKTSEEDITEEESDDKE; encoded by the coding sequence atgCTGTTGCGTCGCCGGGAAACCTGGGGATACCGCGACGTCCGCGCGCGCCCCTCCGACGGCTTCTCCGCCGAGATCCGGTTCCGCGGGATGCGCCTTGGCCTCGGCAATTTCGACACCGCCAACGAGGCTGCCCGCGTGTACGACGCGACGGTGTGGCGCCTCCGGTGGCCTCATAGAACATTGAACTTCCCCAACGTGCCAACGCGGGAGCGGGCGCAGGAGCTCGCGCCTCTGCCGCGGCTTAGCACCGACGAGGATCGTCGCGACAACCGGAGGCGGGAGCACCATCTCGGCATCGCCGAGATGGACGAGGAAGCCATGGCGCTGTGGCGCCAACACTTCCCGCGGGACAACATCAACGAGCGTGAGTTCTACACGCATAGGAGGGCGGAGAGGGATAAGAGGAGGGCGGAGCGAGCCGCCTATCGCGAGGACAAGCGTAGGCGAAAAGCGGATGCTCAATTCAACATGAGGCTAGGAGCAGCGTCGCCCTGGGAATCCGACGACGATCAGTATCTTCACGACTCCAGTAAGACATCGGAGGAGGACATCACTGAGGAGGAGTCGGACGACAAGGAGTAG